A part of Acidimicrobiales bacterium genomic DNA contains:
- a CDS encoding Mrp/NBP35 family ATP-binding protein: MPVRAPDADEITNLLRGVMDPELGGNVVDLGMVDGVRVEPVEGGGAADVTIRIKLTIGGCPLRAQIKRDVETRVATHPAVRDVRIEWGEMTSDERSEVMLKARWNARENAPDTEVPATTRVLAIASGKGGVGKSSVTVNLAAALAARGLTVGVLDADIWGFSVPRMLGVSGRLAGVKGSDGSGKIVPNTKTVPNPAGGPAGVLKVVSTGFLVEDEGTALMWRGLMLTKAVEQFLRDVRWGDMDYLLIDMPPGTGDVQMGLARLLPRTDLVIVTTPAVSAQKVAIRAADMARRSFLRVAGVIENMSAFTCGHGTRYPLFGEGGGQALADEVGVELLGKVPLEASVAAGGDAGAPVALGEGPAAEAFRALAERIVTETVPPVQMAGCSSRMLESAIAALDAKKAAGAGAGAGG, from the coding sequence ATGCCCGTACGCGCCCCGGACGCCGACGAGATCACCAACCTGCTGCGCGGGGTCATGGACCCGGAGCTCGGGGGCAACGTGGTCGACCTGGGCATGGTCGACGGCGTGCGGGTGGAGCCCGTCGAGGGGGGTGGCGCCGCCGACGTCACCATCCGCATCAAGCTCACGATCGGCGGGTGCCCCCTGCGGGCGCAGATCAAGCGCGACGTGGAGACGCGGGTGGCCACCCACCCGGCCGTGCGGGACGTCCGCATCGAGTGGGGTGAGATGACCTCGGACGAGCGATCCGAGGTCATGCTGAAGGCCAGGTGGAACGCCCGCGAGAACGCCCCCGACACCGAGGTGCCGGCCACGACCCGGGTGCTCGCCATCGCGTCGGGCAAGGGCGGCGTGGGCAAGAGCTCGGTCACCGTCAACCTGGCCGCCGCCCTGGCCGCTCGCGGCCTCACCGTCGGCGTGCTCGACGCCGACATCTGGGGCTTCTCGGTGCCCCGCATGCTGGGCGTGAGCGGGCGGCTGGCCGGCGTGAAGGGCTCGGACGGCTCCGGGAAGATCGTGCCGAACACCAAGACGGTGCCCAACCCCGCGGGGGGCCCGGCCGGCGTGCTCAAGGTCGTCTCGACCGGCTTCCTGGTGGAGGACGAGGGCACCGCACTCATGTGGCGGGGGCTCATGCTCACCAAGGCCGTCGAGCAGTTCCTGCGCGACGTGCGCTGGGGCGACATGGACTACCTGCTGATCGACATGCCACCCGGCACCGGTGACGTGCAGATGGGCCTGGCCCGGCTGCTCCCGCGGACCGACCTGGTCATCGTGACCACGCCCGCGGTCTCGGCCCAGAAGGTGGCGATCCGGGCCGCCGACATGGCCCGCCGCTCGTTCCTGCGGGTGGCCGGGGTCATCGAGAACATGAGCGCGTTCACCTGCGGGCACGGCACCCGGTACCCCCTGTTCGGTGAGGGAGGGGGCCAGGCGCTGGCCGACGAGGTGGGGGTGGAGCTCCTCGGCAAGGTGCCGCTGGAGGCATCGGTGGCCGCGGGCGGCGATGCCGGTGCCCCGGTGGCACTGGGTGAGGGGCCCGCCGCCGAGGCGTTCCGGGCCCTGGCCGAGCGCATCGTGACCGAGACGGTGCCCCCGGTGCAGATGGCGGGGTGCTCCAGCCGGATGCTCGAGTCGGCCATCGCCGCGCTCGACGCCAAGAAGGCGGCCGGAGCCGGAGCGGGCGCCGGCGGCTGA
- a CDS encoding dynamin family protein, producing the protein MLTCVADRALAVRDRLGGAITASHPRLRERWLAPNGWAARLDDVAVQASQPRELRVALAGSTGAGKSTLLNALLGSRVLPVSTVRPCTAAITELRWADLDGFRVRVRFTSRAHWEDHLRAWSERLAGEPRDRAGEAERLLLRQQVLDTLGAAYGAEAAERFVGGGGRRVLVEPPRVARALDQGAAERTAGSTDQLRSLLGELLDASSTLWPVVETVEVAGRFDLPDPGLVLVDLPGLNDPNAGREAVARRALTDAQVVLVVFNTARGLTRDVVDVLVGGGLVSGLLLGRQLTDLAFVGTHGEVFDPDAAAEELDLDPGTPLGEVASARNRAVETEVRRQLATVARRVADRNQAAPDEAAALDAALARAPVLVVAAGDHLRLLGVGRGHPVCFDDPTATGVPALDAHLLALGARLGVRGSAVALDDTIDRVIVEVRRSRSALLGARARHGDGTRLWLAEAMAPVLEALDVELQRATDAMSEQATVILDDADGRLAEVAGRVPDALRAVVAGWDGLPPATLHAASARGGRTATTDLTGTLTDALVERFLPTWSAVTDRLAAEPRRAAAASLEAARRAVAELLEAAAAAGVAVPPGSDVSGVLAELAGPTASSVDASLQRRLREAGFGLDAALHPLLERDLAGAYRKAAKVDTKATTAEVLRLLRQRVRVAAPGWAAAAVEGLEEHLADGLAAAADELRLGLQAELRAVVAAAADDLQGAAEVRDVQTATALDRLASTLVSLPPRCTPARG; encoded by the coding sequence GTGCTGACGTGCGTGGCCGACCGCGCCCTCGCCGTGCGCGACCGGCTCGGCGGCGCCATCACCGCGAGCCACCCCCGCCTGCGCGAGCGCTGGCTGGCACCCAACGGGTGGGCGGCCCGGCTCGACGACGTGGCGGTGCAGGCGTCGCAGCCCCGCGAGCTGCGTGTGGCCCTGGCCGGCTCGACGGGTGCGGGCAAGAGCACCCTCCTCAACGCCCTCCTCGGCTCCCGGGTGCTGCCCGTGAGCACGGTGCGGCCGTGCACCGCGGCGATCACCGAGCTGCGCTGGGCCGACCTCGACGGCTTCCGGGTCCGGGTGCGCTTCACGAGCCGCGCCCACTGGGAGGACCACCTGCGCGCCTGGTCGGAGCGCCTGGCCGGCGAGCCCCGCGACCGGGCCGGCGAGGCCGAGCGGCTGCTCCTGCGCCAGCAGGTGCTCGACACCCTGGGCGCGGCCTACGGGGCGGAGGCGGCCGAGCGCTTCGTGGGGGGCGGTGGCCGGCGTGTGCTCGTCGAACCGCCGCGTGTCGCCCGCGCCCTCGACCAGGGCGCGGCCGAGCGCACCGCCGGCTCGACCGACCAGCTGCGCTCGCTGCTCGGCGAGCTCCTCGACGCGTCCAGCACGCTGTGGCCGGTGGTCGAGACGGTCGAGGTGGCCGGGCGGTTCGACCTTCCCGACCCGGGACTGGTGCTCGTCGACCTGCCCGGCCTCAACGACCCCAACGCCGGCCGCGAGGCCGTGGCCCGGCGGGCCCTGACCGATGCGCAGGTGGTGCTCGTCGTCTTCAACACGGCGCGGGGCCTCACCCGCGACGTGGTCGACGTGCTCGTGGGCGGCGGGCTGGTGTCGGGCCTGCTCCTCGGGCGCCAGCTCACCGACCTGGCCTTCGTGGGCACCCACGGGGAGGTCTTCGACCCCGACGCCGCGGCCGAGGAGCTCGACCTCGACCCGGGCACGCCCCTGGGCGAGGTGGCCTCGGCCCGGAACCGGGCCGTGGAGACCGAGGTGCGGCGCCAGCTGGCGACCGTCGCTCGCCGGGTGGCCGATCGCAACCAGGCCGCGCCGGACGAGGCCGCCGCCCTCGACGCCGCCCTGGCCCGGGCGCCGGTGCTGGTGGTGGCGGCCGGCGACCACCTCCGGCTGCTCGGGGTGGGCCGGGGTCACCCGGTCTGCTTCGACGACCCGACGGCCACCGGCGTGCCCGCCCTCGACGCCCACCTGCTGGCCCTCGGCGCCCGGCTCGGCGTGCGCGGCTCGGCCGTCGCGCTCGACGACACCATCGACCGGGTGATCGTGGAGGTCCGGCGCTCGCGCTCGGCGCTGCTCGGTGCGCGCGCCCGCCACGGCGACGGCACCCGGCTCTGGCTCGCCGAGGCCATGGCGCCGGTCCTCGAAGCGCTGGACGTCGAGCTCCAGCGGGCCACCGACGCGATGAGCGAGCAGGCCACCGTGATCCTCGACGACGCCGACGGCCGCCTGGCCGAGGTGGCCGGCCGCGTGCCGGATGCCCTGCGGGCCGTGGTCGCCGGGTGGGACGGCCTCCCGCCGGCCACCCTGCACGCGGCCTCGGCCCGTGGCGGGCGCACCGCCACCACCGATCTCACCGGCACCCTGACCGACGCCCTGGTGGAGCGGTTCCTGCCCACCTGGAGCGCCGTCACCGACCGGCTCGCCGCCGAGCCGCGCCGCGCCGCAGCGGCATCCCTCGAGGCGGCCCGGCGGGCGGTGGCCGAGCTGCTGGAGGCGGCCGCCGCGGCCGGCGTCGCGGTGCCGCCCGGGTCCGACGTCTCCGGGGTCCTGGCCGAGCTGGCCGGCCCCACGGCCTCCTCCGTCGACGCCTCGCTGCAGCGGCGCCTGCGCGAGGCCGGCTTCGGCCTCGACGCAGCGCTGCACCCCCTCCTCGAGCGCGACCTTGCCGGCGCCTACCGCAAGGCCGCCAAGGTCGACACCAAGGCGACGACGGCAGAGGTGCTCCGCCTGCTCCGCCAGCGCGTGCGGGTCGCGGCGCCCGGGTGGGCGGCGGCCGCGGTCGAGGGCCTGGAAGAGCACCTCGCCGACGGCCTGGCGGCCGCCGCCGACGAGCTCCGCCTCGGCCTGCAGGCCGAGCTCCGGGCGGTGGTCGCGGCCGCCGCCGACGACCTGCAGGGTGCCGCCGAGGTGCGCGACGTGCAGACCGCGACCGCCCTCGACCGGCTGGCCTCCACGCTCGTGTCGCTCCCGCCCCGGTGCACGCCGGCCCGGGGCTGA